A single region of the Hyphomonas adhaerens MHS-3 genome encodes:
- the murC gene encoding UDP-N-acetylmuramate--L-alanine ligase, whose product MASPTPFDLGPAHIVGIGGIGMSGIADVMITMGYDVQGSDIKDSDNIERLRQRGAKVFIGHKAENVKGAGTVIISSAIKGDNPEVAMARAAGIPVVRRANMLAEITRLKYTVCVAGTHGKTTTTSMVAALLDGAGIDPTVINGGIIHAYGSNYKAGESDWMVVESDESDGTFAKLHPTCAIVTNIDPEHMDHYGSMEKLREAFDIFVENLPFYGFAVLCTDHPEVQALAARVTDRRRITYGFNRQADIRAANLQTDLAGAHFDVALRRPGSAMPRMIEGLTLPMAGEHNVQNALAAIAVALELGATDEQIRNALISFGGVKRRFTAVGEWTPEAGKAPVRIIDDYGHHPVEITAVLKAARAMQGQGQIIAVCQPHRYTRLRDLFEEFSRCFDQADEVLVAPVYEAGESPIEGFDAESLVASIRRHGHRSVSMLESLESLPDVIRAHAEPGAMVVCLGAGDITRYAGDLVSKLETAG is encoded by the coding sequence ATGGCTTCCCCCACACCTTTTGATCTCGGCCCGGCCCATATTGTCGGCATAGGCGGTATCGGCATGTCCGGCATCGCGGATGTGATGATTACCATGGGCTATGACGTGCAGGGGTCCGACATCAAGGACTCCGACAATATTGAGCGCCTGCGCCAGCGCGGGGCGAAAGTGTTCATCGGGCACAAGGCGGAGAACGTCAAAGGCGCCGGCACGGTGATCATCTCCTCCGCCATCAAGGGCGACAATCCGGAAGTGGCCATGGCCCGGGCGGCAGGTATTCCTGTTGTACGCCGAGCCAACATGCTGGCCGAGATTACGCGCCTGAAATACACGGTCTGCGTGGCGGGGACGCATGGCAAGACGACGACCACCTCCATGGTCGCGGCGCTGCTGGATGGGGCCGGCATCGACCCGACCGTCATCAATGGCGGCATCATTCATGCCTATGGGTCGAACTACAAGGCGGGCGAAAGCGACTGGATGGTCGTCGAGAGCGATGAAAGCGACGGAACGTTCGCCAAGCTGCATCCGACCTGCGCGATCGTCACCAATATCGACCCGGAACATATGGACCATTACGGCTCCATGGAAAAACTGCGGGAAGCCTTCGATATCTTCGTCGAGAACCTTCCCTTCTATGGTTTTGCCGTTCTGTGCACGGACCACCCGGAAGTGCAGGCCCTGGCCGCGCGGGTGACCGACCGCCGGCGTATCACCTATGGCTTCAACCGCCAGGCCGACATCCGCGCGGCCAACCTCCAGACGGATCTTGCCGGGGCCCATTTCGATGTGGCCCTGCGCCGCCCGGGATCGGCCATGCCGCGCATGATCGAGGGTCTGACATTGCCCATGGCGGGGGAGCACAATGTCCAGAATGCGCTGGCGGCCATCGCCGTCGCGCTGGAACTTGGCGCGACCGACGAGCAGATTCGGAACGCACTGATCAGTTTTGGCGGGGTGAAGCGGCGCTTCACTGCTGTCGGGGAGTGGACCCCGGAGGCCGGCAAGGCGCCGGTCCGGATTATTGACGACTATGGCCATCACCCGGTGGAAATCACCGCCGTGCTGAAGGCCGCCCGGGCCATGCAGGGACAAGGGCAAATTATCGCCGTATGCCAGCCGCACCGCTACACCCGCCTGCGGGACCTGTTCGAGGAATTCTCCCGCTGTTTCGATCAGGCCGACGAGGTTCTGGTCGCGCCGGTCTATGAGGCGGGCGAAAGCCCTATTGAGGGATTTGACGCGGAATCGCTTGTGGCCTCCATCCGGCGTCACGGGCACCGGTCCGTGTCCATGCTGGAGTCTCTTGAGAGCTTGCCGGACGTGATCCGGGCCCATGCGGAGCCCGGCGCTATGGTCGTTTGCCTCGGTGCGGGGGACATCACCCGCTATGCCGGAGACCTGGTTTCGAAGCTCGAGACCGCAGGCTGA
- the murG gene encoding undecaprenyldiphospho-muramoylpentapeptide beta-N-acetylglucosaminyltransferase, which translates to MAEETNGKLDGKLVIIAAGGTGGHMFPARAFADEMRRRGWRVGLISDSRGLHYASDFPAEWKEEVFAASPNFRKPWTLPGAFLKIQAGIGMAKRIMKEKKPALVAGFGGYPAFPALAAAKARKVPILIHEQNAVLGRVNRNMARNASVIASGFDRLDRLPAGKPHKAVGNPVRAPILAVRDQPYPSTDDKLTILVTGGSQGSQIIGESVPLAIANHIPAPLRSRLKVIQQVRTEQLEKVKEIYDKVMVEAELAPFFSDMPEKLAAAHLVIARSGAGTVSELAAVGRPSILIPLAIAMDDHQAANAEALTDAGAADMILESNLYPALLGELIAARIADADELKQRADAAKHSAKVNAAGDLADLAEAVALH; encoded by the coding sequence ATGGCTGAAGAGACGAACGGAAAACTGGACGGAAAACTGGTCATCATCGCAGCAGGCGGTACCGGCGGGCACATGTTCCCGGCCCGCGCCTTTGCCGATGAAATGCGCAGGCGCGGCTGGCGCGTGGGCCTGATTTCCGACAGCCGCGGCCTTCATTATGCCAGCGATTTTCCGGCGGAATGGAAGGAAGAGGTGTTTGCCGCCTCCCCGAATTTCCGCAAGCCGTGGACCCTTCCGGGCGCCTTCCTGAAAATCCAGGCAGGCATCGGCATGGCCAAGCGGATCATGAAAGAGAAGAAGCCTGCGCTGGTCGCGGGCTTTGGCGGATACCCGGCTTTTCCGGCGCTTGCGGCAGCGAAAGCGCGCAAAGTGCCGATCCTGATCCATGAACAGAATGCCGTCCTGGGCCGCGTGAACCGCAACATGGCGCGGAACGCCAGCGTGATTGCCAGTGGCTTCGACAGGCTGGACAGGTTGCCGGCAGGCAAGCCGCACAAGGCGGTTGGTAATCCGGTCCGCGCGCCCATCCTTGCCGTCAGGGACCAACCGTATCCGTCCACGGATGACAAGCTGACTATTCTCGTCACCGGTGGCAGCCAGGGCTCCCAGATCATCGGCGAGAGCGTTCCGCTGGCGATTGCCAATCACATCCCGGCACCGCTGAGGTCCCGCCTCAAAGTGATCCAGCAGGTGCGCACGGAGCAGTTGGAGAAGGTGAAGGAGATCTATGACAAGGTCATGGTCGAGGCCGAGCTCGCGCCGTTCTTCTCCGATATGCCGGAGAAACTGGCTGCGGCCCATCTCGTGATCGCGCGTAGCGGGGCAGGGACGGTCAGCGAGCTCGCCGCCGTGGGCCGCCCGTCGATCCTCATTCCGCTGGCCATCGCGATGGACGATCACCAGGCGGCCAATGCCGAGGCGCTGACGGATGCCGGCGCCGCAGACATGATCCTTGAATCGAACCTCTATCCGGCGCTGCTGGGCGAACTGATCGCGGCCCGCATCGCCGATGCGGATGAGCTGAAGCAACGCGCAGACGCGGCGAAGCACTCTGCCAAGGTGAACGCGGCAGGAGACCTCGCCGACCTCGCCGAAGCGGTGGCCCTGCACTGA
- a CDS encoding FtsW/RodA/SpoVE family cell cycle protein, which produces MSYTATAPFLARSDTSWFMEWRRTVDWGLLAGAFFLMAIGLLMSLAAGPSAAARIGYDNPYFFPMRQSMFAAAGVILLLGTSMLDRAWARRFAAVLLFGCIGLMVYILVGGGHEAKGAHRWIRIAGFSLQPSEVAKPVLIVMSGWLLAQRELYPNRIWEVVAFIFFAVTVGLFLLQPDVGQSFLLTAAFIVTFFVSGLPWRWGAAFAGGGVALGGLLYTLLPHVRDRLRGFAEVRHGDHSQIDRAAEAIGRGGLFGVGPGEGLVKAHLPDAHTDFIFAVMVEEFGLVAAIVLLAAFALMVLRGFRASARVEDGYARAASAGLFTLFGLQAAINLAVNLALIPPKGMTLPFVSYGGSSMLGTALTLGLALALVRGQGTRTRGRYG; this is translated from the coding sequence TTGAGCTACACAGCCACAGCGCCATTTCTAGCCCGGTCGGATACGTCCTGGTTCATGGAGTGGCGGCGGACAGTCGATTGGGGCCTCCTGGCGGGGGCGTTCTTCCTGATGGCGATCGGCCTTCTGATGTCGCTCGCGGCTGGCCCGAGTGCAGCTGCGCGCATTGGCTACGACAATCCCTATTTCTTTCCAATGCGGCAATCGATGTTTGCGGCGGCCGGGGTCATCCTGCTGCTCGGCACCAGCATGCTGGACCGGGCCTGGGCCCGGCGCTTTGCGGCCGTCCTGCTGTTCGGCTGTATCGGCCTGATGGTCTACATCCTTGTCGGCGGTGGACATGAGGCAAAGGGCGCGCATCGCTGGATCCGGATCGCTGGATTTTCGCTGCAGCCGTCGGAAGTTGCAAAACCGGTGTTGATTGTCATGTCCGGCTGGCTGCTGGCGCAACGCGAACTCTATCCGAACCGGATCTGGGAAGTGGTGGCGTTTATCTTTTTCGCTGTCACGGTCGGCCTTTTCCTGTTGCAGCCGGATGTGGGCCAGTCCTTCCTGCTGACCGCCGCCTTCATCGTGACCTTCTTTGTCAGCGGCCTGCCCTGGCGCTGGGGCGCGGCCTTTGCCGGGGGCGGTGTCGCTTTGGGCGGCCTGCTCTACACGCTGCTGCCGCACGTCCGCGACCGGCTGCGCGGCTTTGCCGAGGTGCGCCATGGGGACCATTCGCAGATCGACCGGGCAGCCGAAGCGATCGGCCGCGGCGGCCTGTTCGGCGTCGGTCCGGGGGAGGGGCTGGTCAAGGCTCACCTGCCTGATGCGCATACTGACTTTATCTTCGCGGTCATGGTGGAAGAGTTCGGCCTCGTCGCGGCGATCGTCCTTCTTGCGGCTTTTGCGCTCATGGTCCTGCGTGGCTTTCGGGCCTCGGCCCGGGTCGAGGACGGGTATGCCCGCGCGGCAAGTGCCGGACTTTTCACGCTTTTTGGTCTTCAGGCTGCCATAAACCTGGCGGTAAATCTGGCCCTGATCCCGCCGAAAGGGATGACCCTGCCATTTGTCTCCTATGGTGGCTCGTCCATGCTCGGCACGGCATTGACTCTGGGCCTTGCGCTGGCACTTGTGCGCGGACAAGGTACGCGCACAAGGGGCCGGTATGGCTGA
- the murD gene encoding UDP-N-acetylmuramoyl-L-alanine--D-glutamate ligase, producing the protein MIPITEYAGRDVAVFGLGRTGLSAAKALKAGGARVHAWDDDEDTRRQAEAAGMTLSDINKRDWQTFAALVLSPGIPYKFPQPHRIVRMAEMTGVPIVGDMELFARAVQALPERGRPKIVGITGTNGKSTTTSLVGHILKQAGRDARIGGNIGTGVLDLAALHANATYVLELSSYQLDLVKSLHCDIAVLLNISPDHLDRHGGMEGYQAAKMRIFQNQTERDTAVVGFDDVITQSIAIGLAARGPARVVQASSSYALGRGVSAVDGRLYDSTSGNAVFVGNLADCAALPGKHNHQNAVAAYATCRALGLDPQTIMEGLKSFTGLAHRMERVGEIEGVRFINDSKATNAQAAEQALKSYDNIYWIAGGVPKSDGIGPLTPYFPRISKAYLYGEAEEPFANALKGRVATQGCGTLENAVQAAFRDAKNSGIDNPVILLSPACASFDQFRDFEHRGDTFRSIVEAMMPTELRELA; encoded by the coding sequence ATGATCCCGATCACGGAATACGCAGGAAGGGATGTTGCGGTGTTCGGCCTTGGCCGCACCGGCCTTTCCGCTGCCAAGGCCCTGAAGGCCGGCGGCGCGCGCGTTCATGCGTGGGATGATGATGAAGATACCCGCCGCCAGGCGGAAGCTGCGGGCATGACCCTCTCCGACATCAACAAGCGCGACTGGCAAACCTTCGCCGCGCTCGTCCTGTCGCCGGGCATCCCCTACAAATTCCCGCAGCCGCACCGCATCGTGCGCATGGCCGAGATGACCGGCGTGCCGATCGTCGGCGATATGGAACTCTTCGCCCGCGCCGTGCAGGCCCTGCCGGAACGCGGACGGCCGAAGATCGTCGGCATCACCGGGACGAACGGCAAGTCGACGACGACCTCGCTTGTCGGGCACATCCTGAAGCAGGCCGGGCGGGATGCCCGGATCGGCGGCAATATCGGGACGGGCGTGCTGGACCTGGCCGCCCTGCACGCCAATGCGACCTATGTGCTGGAACTCAGCTCCTACCAACTGGACCTGGTGAAGAGCCTGCACTGCGATATCGCCGTCCTGCTGAATATCAGTCCGGACCATCTCGACCGCCATGGCGGGATGGAGGGGTATCAGGCTGCGAAGATGCGGATCTTCCAGAACCAGACCGAGCGGGACACCGCCGTGGTCGGGTTCGATGATGTGATCACCCAGTCCATCGCGATTGGCCTGGCAGCGCGCGGTCCGGCCCGTGTGGTTCAGGCGTCATCCAGCTATGCGCTGGGCCGTGGTGTCAGCGCCGTAGACGGACGGCTTTACGATTCCACCAGCGGCAATGCCGTCTTTGTCGGAAACCTCGCGGACTGTGCCGCGCTGCCCGGCAAGCACAACCACCAGAACGCCGTGGCGGCCTATGCCACGTGCCGCGCGCTTGGCCTCGACCCGCAGACCATTATGGAAGGCCTGAAATCCTTCACCGGTCTCGCGCACCGCATGGAGCGCGTGGGTGAGATTGAAGGTGTGCGCTTCATCAACGACTCCAAGGCCACGAACGCGCAGGCCGCAGAGCAGGCGTTGAAGTCTTACGACAACATTTACTGGATTGCCGGCGGTGTGCCGAAATCCGATGGCATCGGACCGCTGACGCCGTACTTCCCGCGTATCAGCAAGGCCTATCTGTACGGCGAGGCGGAAGAGCCTTTCGCCAACGCGCTGAAAGGCCGGGTGGCGACCCAGGGGTGCGGAACGCTGGAAAATGCAGTTCAGGCTGCTTTCCGCGATGCCAAAAACTCTGGAATCGACAATCCGGTCATTCTTCTTTCACCAGCCTGTGCGAGCTTCGACCAGTTCCGCGATTTTGAGCACCGGGGCGATACGTTCCGGTCGATCGTGGAGGCGATGATGCCCACAGAGCTGAGGGAACTGGCTTGA
- the mraY gene encoding phospho-N-acetylmuramoyl-pentapeptide-transferase, whose protein sequence is MLYEWLAADSGILNVLNYITFRTGAAVVTAFLVTVIFGDSIINFLRARQGKGQPIRDLSLEQQLEKRGTPTMGGFLIWLGLLAGVLLWANLHNPYIWVTLFVTVSYAILGFLDDYAKVTKQTDAGVSAKARLLAGFGIAALACAFIMGLHGAHTPEGHAEWGSLNGLAEQIAALAPQTSVTPADPDFSGGVAVPFVNNYFLPLGMFFILFGMIVIVGSANAVNFTDGLDGLAIVPMMFAAASYAMIAYLTGNFVFAEYLGIQFAPGAGELAVLLGAMMGAGMGFLWYNAYPAKVFMGDTGSLGLGGMLGVVAVATKHEFALVVIGGLFVIEAASVIMQVSWFKLTRRLTGEGKRIFLMAPLHHHFQKKNWPETRVVVRFWILSVLFALAGLATLKLR, encoded by the coding sequence ATGCTGTACGAATGGCTGGCCGCTGACAGCGGTATCCTGAACGTTCTCAACTATATTACCTTCCGCACAGGCGCGGCCGTCGTGACGGCGTTCCTGGTGACGGTGATTTTTGGCGACTCGATCATAAATTTCCTGCGTGCCCGTCAGGGCAAGGGCCAGCCGATCCGCGACCTGTCTCTGGAGCAGCAGCTGGAAAAGCGCGGTACACCAACCATGGGCGGATTCCTGATCTGGCTGGGCCTGCTCGCAGGCGTGCTGCTCTGGGCGAACCTGCACAATCCTTACATCTGGGTCACCCTGTTCGTGACCGTGTCGTATGCGATCCTCGGCTTCCTGGATGACTATGCCAAAGTGACCAAGCAGACCGATGCGGGTGTGTCGGCCAAGGCGCGCCTGCTGGCTGGTTTTGGCATCGCCGCGTTGGCCTGTGCGTTTATCATGGGGCTGCATGGCGCGCATACGCCGGAAGGCCATGCCGAATGGGGCTCTCTGAATGGTCTGGCCGAGCAGATTGCTGCTCTTGCCCCGCAGACAAGCGTCACGCCAGCCGATCCGGACTTCTCCGGCGGCGTCGCCGTGCCCTTCGTGAACAACTACTTCCTGCCGCTTGGCATGTTCTTCATCCTGTTCGGCATGATCGTCATCGTTGGCAGCGCCAATGCGGTGAACTTCACCGATGGGCTGGATGGCCTCGCCATCGTGCCGATGATGTTCGCGGCAGCCTCCTATGCGATGATCGCGTATCTCACCGGTAACTTCGTTTTCGCCGAATATCTCGGTATCCAGTTCGCACCGGGGGCAGGGGAACTTGCTGTCCTGCTCGGCGCCATGATGGGCGCCGGTATGGGCTTCCTCTGGTACAATGCCTATCCGGCCAAGGTCTTCATGGGCGACACCGGCTCGCTCGGCCTCGGCGGGATGCTGGGCGTTGTCGCCGTGGCGACCAAGCACGAATTTGCGCTGGTCGTGATCGGCGGCCTGTTCGTGATCGAGGCGGCGTCGGTGATCATGCAGGTCAGCTGGTTCAAGCTGACCCGCCGCCTGACCGGCGAAGGCAAGCGCATCTTCCTGATGGCGCCGCTGCACCACCATTTCCAGAAGAAGAACTGGCCGGAGACCCGTGTCGTCGTCCGCTTCTGGATCCTGTCCGTCCTGTTCGCCCTCGCGGGCCTTGCAACCCTGAAGCTGAGGTGA
- a CDS encoding UDP-N-acetylmuramoyl-tripeptide--D-alanyl-D-alanine ligase — protein MTKPLWTSDDITLATGGVATAPFKVTGTVSIDTRSLAPGDLFVALKDQRDGHDFVEAAFEAGAAGALVSRKKGDGPQVVADDTLAALEQLGVAARARCGAHRTAITGSAGKTSVKEMLARIYRALGPAHWSQKSFNNHWGVPLTLARMPEETERAVFEIGMSTPGEIAPRSRMVRPQTGLITCIAGAHLEGLGSLEAVAREKADIFEGLEAGGTFILPSDDIFFEYLADRARDLCPTGNLETFGHAKDATARIVGYETDGVSSRVQVDVVGKPVLVTLDAVGEHWAMNVAAALLAATQTGASVSDCAEALSGYAPPPGRGTAERLPLPSGGTFTLIDDAYNANPGSMRAALSSLKQRGAGRRLVALGEMLEIGERSDAEHAGLAGAVVETGTEGVFLAGDNMTHLAEALPTDLQKVWAPKADELFNALENTLRDGDVVLIKGSNASGMGRLADRLRQWSETADLGKMASGTEGAAGVG, from the coding sequence ATGACAAAACCACTCTGGACCTCCGACGACATTACCCTTGCCACCGGCGGTGTGGCGACTGCGCCGTTTAAGGTGACGGGCACGGTGTCGATCGACACGCGGTCGCTGGCGCCGGGTGACCTGTTCGTTGCGCTGAAGGACCAGCGCGACGGCCATGACTTCGTCGAGGCGGCCTTCGAGGCAGGCGCCGCTGGCGCGCTCGTGTCCCGCAAGAAGGGCGACGGGCCGCAGGTCGTTGCCGATGACACGCTGGCCGCGCTGGAACAGCTGGGCGTTGCGGCCCGCGCACGTTGCGGCGCGCACCGTACCGCGATCACCGGCTCTGCGGGCAAGACCAGCGTCAAGGAAATGCTGGCGCGCATCTACCGCGCGCTCGGTCCGGCGCACTGGAGCCAGAAAAGTTTCAACAATCACTGGGGCGTGCCGCTGACGCTGGCCCGTATGCCGGAAGAGACGGAACGCGCCGTCTTCGAGATCGGCATGTCCACGCCCGGCGAGATCGCCCCGCGCAGCCGCATGGTCCGTCCGCAGACTGGGCTCATTACCTGTATCGCCGGCGCGCATCTGGAAGGTCTCGGCAGCCTCGAAGCCGTGGCACGCGAGAAAGCCGATATTTTTGAGGGTCTTGAGGCAGGCGGCACGTTCATCCTGCCCTCAGACGATATCTTCTTCGAATACCTGGCAGACCGGGCGCGGGACCTCTGCCCGACCGGCAATCTCGAAACCTTCGGCCACGCAAAGGATGCAACGGCCCGCATCGTCGGGTACGAAACCGACGGCGTGTCGAGCCGCGTTCAGGTCGATGTGGTCGGCAAGCCGGTTCTGGTGACGCTGGACGCCGTGGGCGAGCACTGGGCCATGAATGTGGCCGCGGCCCTGCTGGCGGCGACGCAAACCGGCGCGTCCGTCTCGGATTGCGCCGAGGCCCTGTCAGGCTATGCACCGCCGCCGGGGCGTGGCACGGCCGAGCGCCTTCCCCTGCCCAGTGGCGGCACTTTCACGCTGATCGACGACGCCTACAATGCCAATCCGGGCTCGATGCGGGCGGCGCTTTCCTCATTGAAACAACGCGGTGCAGGCCGCCGGCTTGTTGCGCTCGGTGAGATGCTGGAAATCGGCGAAAGGTCGGATGCGGAACATGCAGGCCTTGCCGGGGCGGTCGTGGAGACCGGGACCGAAGGCGTCTTCCTGGCCGGGGACAATATGACTCACCTGGCCGAGGCGCTGCCCACCGACCTGCAGAAGGTGTGGGCGCCAAAGGCCGACGAACTTTTTAATGCACTGGAAAATACACTCCGCGATGGCGACGTGGTCTTGATCAAAGGCTCGAATGCATCCGGGATGGGACGACTAGCAGACCGTTTGCGCCAATGGAGCGAAACGGCGGACTTGGGCAAGATGGCAAGCGGCACAGAAGGTGCTGCAGGGGTTGGTTGA
- a CDS encoding UDP-N-acetylmuramoyl-L-alanyl-D-glutamate--2,6-diaminopimelate ligase, translated as MTCKLKDLFPDAPDGDTVITGMTADSRRVKPGYLFAALKGSVTDGSKFIPDAIGKGAVAILSGEGTDNVTVAHIVDEEPRRALALAAKRFYHSQPETVVAVTGTNGKSSTVDFCRQIWARAGMKSASMGTLGAVGPEGHIDVGHTTPDPVTIHETLAELARQGVTHCAMEASSHGLEQHRLDGVDLSAVAFLNFTQDHLDYHSTMEEYLSAKLRLFRELGRPGVPAIVNADSEQCNDFEAAALGKQMPIVSFGWRGEDLWIDEIMPRATGQVLHLYWRDVEQKPLELPLIGEFQALNALAAAAICLSLGLNIDQVADGLAHLEPVKGRMEFVGKTGSGAAVFVDYAHTPDGLDVLLRAVRPHTAGDLKVIFGCGGDRDARKRPLMGEIAARQADDVIVTDDNPRTEDAAEIRKQVLAGCPDAREIGDRGEAIRTVIAELKKGDTLVIAGKGHETGQIIGKEIHPFSDQDTARDALGAEGA; from the coding sequence GTGACCTGTAAGCTCAAAGACCTGTTCCCCGACGCGCCGGATGGCGACACCGTCATCACCGGGATGACGGCTGACAGCCGCCGCGTGAAACCGGGCTATTTGTTCGCGGCCCTGAAGGGCTCGGTTACCGATGGGAGCAAATTCATTCCCGACGCGATCGGGAAGGGCGCCGTGGCGATCCTGTCCGGTGAAGGCACCGACAATGTGACCGTTGCGCATATTGTCGATGAAGAGCCGCGCCGGGCGCTCGCGCTGGCGGCAAAGCGTTTCTACCATTCCCAGCCGGAGACCGTGGTCGCGGTGACGGGCACGAACGGAAAATCCTCGACGGTCGATTTTTGCCGCCAGATCTGGGCGCGGGCCGGAATGAAGTCTGCCTCGATGGGCACACTCGGTGCCGTCGGCCCTGAGGGTCATATTGATGTCGGCCACACGACGCCGGATCCCGTGACCATCCACGAGACGCTGGCCGAGCTGGCCCGGCAGGGCGTGACCCATTGCGCGATGGAAGCCTCCAGCCATGGCCTCGAACAGCACCGTCTGGATGGCGTGGACCTGTCAGCTGTCGCCTTCCTGAATTTCACGCAGGACCATCTGGATTACCATTCGACGATGGAAGAATACCTGTCTGCCAAGCTGCGCCTTTTCCGCGAGCTGGGGCGTCCGGGTGTGCCGGCCATCGTCAATGCGGACTCCGAGCAGTGCAATGATTTCGAAGCTGCCGCCCTCGGCAAGCAGATGCCGATCGTCTCCTTCGGCTGGCGCGGCGAAGACCTCTGGATCGACGAGATCATGCCGCGGGCAACAGGCCAGGTGCTGCACCTGTATTGGCGCGACGTGGAACAGAAGCCGCTGGAATTGCCGCTGATCGGCGAGTTCCAGGCGCTGAACGCGCTGGCGGCGGCTGCGATCTGCCTGTCGCTGGGCCTGAACATCGACCAGGTCGCCGATGGCCTGGCGCATCTGGAGCCCGTGAAGGGCCGGATGGAGTTTGTCGGCAAGACCGGGTCCGGCGCTGCCGTGTTCGTCGACTATGCCCACACGCCTGACGGGCTGGACGTCCTGCTGCGCGCTGTCCGCCCCCACACGGCCGGCGACCTGAAAGTGATCTTCGGCTGCGGCGGTGACCGCGATGCCCGCAAGCGGCCGCTGATGGGCGAGATCGCTGCGCGCCAGGCCGACGACGTGATCGTTACCGATGACAATCCGCGCACGGAAGACGCCGCGGAAATCCGCAAACAGGTGCTGGCCGGCTGTCCGGACGCCCGCGAGATCGGTGACCGGGGCGAAGCCATCCGCACGGTCATTGCGGAACTGAAAAAGGGCGACACGCTGGTGATCGCCGGCAAGGGTCACGAGACCGGCCAGATCATCGGCAAGGAAATTCATCCCTTCTCCGACCAGGATACGGCGCGCGACGCGCTGGGAGCGGAGGGTGCATGA